From Ascochyta rabiei chromosome 16, complete sequence, the proteins below share one genomic window:
- a CDS encoding Non-specific serine/threonine protein kinase, giving the protein MKLNVKNIRYLTPEDWRVLTATEMGSRNHEVVPTSLISSISGSGIGVHKSISNLAKINLIAKTKNAKYDGYRLTYGGLDYLALHTHTKASTVFSVGNQIGVGKESDIFVCANAEGRQLVLKIHRLGRISFRTVKANRDYLRNRQGGSWMYMSRLAAIKEFEFMKVLRREGFPVPEPVGQNRHTVIMGLIDAFPMRTISKVGNPAPLYSELLNFIVRFAQHGLIHGDFNEFNILIEEKFQGDERVQLIPTIIDFPQMVSIDHANAEYYFDRDVACIKRFFDRRFGFTSDEPGPFFKDATKKVVKRLDVEVEASGFSKKMAKELDTYMKEHGVDGDAGGAEEGREDEFELDAEDDGSDPEEEPQEKDAGGVALHADVDAESAPSAEAPSLDKQSPAAVASHMTLLDIRDNDPLPDLSECKPRPQSTMTTKAAKKKAGWAI; this is encoded by the exons ATGAAGCTCAACGTCAAGAACATCCGCTACCTCACGCCCGAGGACTGGCGCGTCCTCACTGCC ACAGAAATGGGCTCTCGCAACCATGAAGTCGTGCCCACCTCCCTGATCTCCTCTATCAGCGGCTCTGGCATCGGCGTGCACAAGTCCATCTCGAACCTTGCCAAAATAAACCTCATTGCAAAGACGAAAAACGCAAAGTACGACGGCTACCGCCTGACCTACGGCGGCCTCGACTACCTCGCCCTGCACACGCACACCAAGGCCTCCACCGTCTTCTCCGTGGGCAACCAGATTGGCGTGGGCAAGGAGAGCGACATCTTCGTGTGCGCCAACGCAGAGGGGAGACAGCTGGTCCTCAAGATCCATAGACTGGGCCGTATTTCCTTTCGCACCGTCAAGGCGAACAGAGACTACCTGCGCAACCGGCAGGGCGGGAGCTGGATGTACATGTCGCGCCTCGCCGCGATCAAGGAATTCGAGTTCATGAAAGTCCTGCGCCGCGAAGGCTTCCCCGTGCCCGAGCCCGTGGGGCAGAACAGACACACAGTCATCATGGGCCTGATCGACGCATTTCCCATGCGCACAATCTCAAAAGTCGGCAATCCGGCCCCGCTGTACTCGGAGCTGCTGAACTTCATCGTGCGCTTCGCCCAGCACGGACTGATCCACGGCGACTTCAACGAGTTCAACATCCTGATCGAGGAGAAGTTCCAAGGCGACGAGCGCGTACAGCTCATACCCACCATCATCGATTTCCCCCAGATGGTCTCCATCGACCACGCAAACGCAGAGTACTACTTCGACCGCGACGTCGCCTGCATCAAGCGCTTCTTCGACAGACGCTTCGGCTTCACGAGTGACGAGCCGGGTCCCTTCTTCAAAGACGCAACGAAAAAGGTCGTCAAGAGACTGGACGTCGAGGTCGAGGCTTCGGGCTTCAGCAAGAAAATGGCAAAGGAGTTGGATACCTATATGAAGGAGCACGGCGTCGATGGTGACGCTGGAGGTGCTGAAGAGGGTCGCGAGGACGAGTTCGAGCTTGATGCTGAAGACGATGGATCAGACCCTGAGGAGGAGCCACAAGAGAAAGATGCTGGTGGCGTTGCGCTTCACGCCGACGTCGACGCTGAGAGCGCGCCATCCGCAGAGGCACCTTCGCTGGACAAGCAGTcacctgctgctgttgcgtCTCACATGACGCTACTCGACATTCGCGACAACGATCCACTACCAGACCTCAGCGAGTGCAAACCCCGCCCGCAGTCCACAATGACCACCAAAGCTgccaagaagaaggccgGCTGGGCCATCTGA